The DNA region AGGATCCAGGACTGCTGTGATTCATCAGCTTCGCCTCTCATCCCGCATCTAGAGGGGACGGAAATGTTCAGGTGAACGCGAAGCCTCCCACCACGAGCCGGCCCTAAGCAAGGCCATGCGCAGTGTGGGCGGGAGCCCTAAGTCAGCGGGCGGCGAGCTGGGAGGGCCCGGAGCAGGCCGCGCCCCGAACGGCGAAGGCTCCAACATGGCGGCCGGACTAGCCATAGAGCGGGAAGAGAAAGCCGGGGACTAGCAAGCAGCACGGCGCAGACGGGGCCCGCGTCCTCCATTTACTTCCGGAATTTAAAGCCAGCTTCCGGAAGCCGGGACGGTGTCCCCGTGACAACCGACGTTGGCGTTTGGAGGTGAGAGTGATTGACGAGAAGTGGGAATTTTTGGTGCTGTTGTTTTGGGCTTGGGTTTTatgctttgttgttgtttgccaAGGAAGCCTCGTTTTTAAATGGATTGGGAGGCGTGAAGAATACTGCCCTAGGTACAAAGGGAAGGCGGCAGGTAGCGGTGGACGAATTAAAGAGCTTCATGAGCTTGCGAATCCCCACTGCCCTAAACTGGAGGGGATCGTCGTACATAGAGACAGCCATGGGCGTTTCTGCATAACGGATCCACAAAACAGCTCTGGATGGTGGCCTGTGAGTAGTGATTAAGAGCACGGATTTGGCGTCACAGTTACGAAGCCTGGTACTGCTGACTTGAGACCTGGAGGAATGCCTTGAACTCTGACTCCTGTGTCGTTTCCTGTAGAATGGGAATAATTCCCACCTTGCAGAGTTGTAGGGAGGATTAAAGGAAATGATCTTGGTTGACAAGTTTATCGTGGTGTGGGTACCTAGGTAGTAGCTATCAGTATTATttaatgcggccgggcgcggtgtctcacgcctgtaatcccagcactttgggaggccgaggcgggtggatcaccaggtcaggagatcgacaccatcctggctaacatggtgaaaccccgtctctactaaaaatacaaaaaattagccaggcgtggtggcgggcgcctgtagtcccagctactcgggaggctgaggcaggagaatcgtttgaacccgagaggtggaggttgcagtgagccgagatcatgccactgcactccagcctggcgacagagcaagactctctctttccatatatatgtatgtgtgtatatatattctctctccatatatatagtgtgtatatatatattcattgtatatatatataatgaatgaGGAAACCGCGTACAGACGTCCAGTAAGGTGGGACTTCACCAGCTGAGGTGGAGGAGGTGCCTTAACCTTCCGGAGCGtctgtgtaaaatggggataatatacATTATAATGGCTGCTTCTCAAGGTGGTTGTAGGATTAAGTAAGGTTAGAAATGTGAAAAGAGCTTATAAATTGCAAAACATTTTACCGATGCTAATTTTATCGCTAACACTCCAAagcattttgaaatttctttataGATTTGGCACAGCAGCAGGGTCATAGGACACCCCCAGAGCAACTTGTGGGTCTTGGACTAGATGAAAAGAAACAACTGCCACTGTGTTGCTACTATAACCCTAAAGATAAAGCTTTCTGGGAGACCCctatttcttctctgctttttatGCCTACCGCACTTCACACTTCTGTGCCGGCATTTTTCCTGCCTAGTTAAGTTTCGGTCTATTAGTTCTGTAAGAGACAGCTTAAGTCTAGTAGTTAAGAGCACAGACTGTGGACCAGGCAGCCTGCATCCGAATACCATCTCTGCTACTTACTAAcgatgtgaccttggacaaattattttacctctcttggcctcaattttctcatctgtaaaatggagaaggTAATAGTGTATTATATCATCTACCTTGTGAGGTTTAAATAATGTTAGTGCTTGTAGAACACTCCCTGGCACATTGTAAGCAATGTGTAAGGATTTGCTGCCATTTTTGTTACCACTGCTACTACATGACCAGGCAGTCATTCTTCTCAGTAATACTACTAGGTTCCTTTGGTTAGAGACAGCTCTGCATTTAGAAGGTTCCAGGCATGGAGAAAAGTTGGTGAAGGTCCTAGAATAAATGACTTCTTGGGGATTTTTGGTTGTTGGGTTTTTCACTAAAGTATCCCACGCAACTGGAgtggtacctggcacacagtaggtcgTCAGTAAATGTTTCAGGTATTAATACATTTCTAACCCTGCTTATTTTTTCACCCCAACAGGTGCTTGCCTTAGAACAAGGGAAACAGCTCTGATTCAAAGGAACTAGAAGCGTCTCCCTTAGTGGTAGGGAGACAGCCAGGAGCTGTTTTCTGGGGAACTGTGGGATGTGCCCTTGGGGGCccaagaaaacagaaggaagatgCTCCAGACCAGTAACTACAGCCTGGTGCTCTCTCTGCAGTTCCTGCTGCTGTCCTATGACCTCTTTGTCAATTCCTTCTCAGAACTGCTCCGAAAGGCTCCTGTCATCCAGCTTGTGCTCTTCATGTGCGTGCAGTAAGGCACTCTGAAAGCTGAACCCAAGCAATTCAAAGGCCCTGACAGTGGTGATTTAGTGTCTTAAAGTTATTagtaggctgggtacagtggctcacacccttaatcccaggactttgggagaccaaggcaggaggatcttttgagactgggagtttgaagaccagcctgggcaacatagcaagaccctgtccctacctaataaaaatttttaaaattagctaggcgtggtgccacatacctgtaatcccagtgattcaggatgctgaggtagaaggattgcttaagcccaggagttcaaggctacagtgagccatgatcatgccactgcactccaaccaggtgacaaagaccctatctcaaaaaaaaaaaaaaaaaaaaaaaaagccaggcacggtggctcatacttgtaatcccaacactttgggaggcaaaggtgggcagatcacccgaggtcgggaattcgagaccagcctgaccaacatgaagaaaccccatctctactaaaaatataaaaattagatgggcatggtataacatgcctgtaattctagctacttggtaggctgaggcaggagaatcgcttgaacccaggaggcagaggttgcagtgagccatgatcatgccactgtactccagcctaggcaacagaacaagactccatctcaaaaaacaaaaaaaaatgttaagagtgtcagatagcctgggcaacatagtgagacctcgtttctactaaaaaataatttttttttttttttgagacggagtctagctctgtcaccaggctggagtgcagtggcatggcacaatctcagctcactgcaacctccaccccctgggttcaagcaattctgcctcagcctccctagtagctgggattataggtgtacgctaccacaccccgctaatttaccacacctaactaatttttgtatttttagtagagatggggttttgccatgttggccaggctggtctcaaactcttgacctcaagtgatccacccacctcagccttccaaagtgctggaattacaggcatgagctaatttgtttttaattagctgagtatagtggcacacacctgtggtcccagctactcaggagagtgaggcaggaggatcactggagcccaggaagttgctgcagtgagctgtgatcataccactgcactccagtctgggcaacagaatgagaccgtgTCTTGAAAAAAAGAGTCTCAGAGAATCTTCTATAGGACTATGtatggaagaaattttaaaaataaaaagagtatcaGAGCAGGAAAGCCTTGACTATGGACTGCAATCTAACTGATGGGGCCAGTGGGTAATTTTAGGTAATTTTAGCTTCATGTCATTCAGGTCCCAAAACTCATGTTACCTCTGTGAGGGTTTAAGATGTCAGATGCCTATCTCACAGGAAAGGATAGGCCTCGTGGTGTCCCTCAGGACATAGTACCTGCTCTTGGGTCCTCACGCAGGCCTCCATTGGTTGTACTTTTTTTATGTCTACAGCATCCAGGATATTGCAGTCCTcttcaacatcatcatcattttccTCATGTTATTCAACACCTTCGTCTTCCAGGCTGGCCTGGTCAACCTCCTATTCCATAAGTTCAAAGGGACCATCATCCTGACAGCTATGTACTTTGCCCTCAGCATCTCCCTTCATGTCTGGGTCATGGTAAGAGTGGAAGtctggattctttttttaatttttattttaaatagagatggggtcttaactatgttaccaaggctggtctcgaactcctgagctcaagcgattctcctgcttctgcctcccaaagtgctgaaattacaggcatgagtcactgtgcccagcctgaactcTGAATTCCTGAATCCCTAAAGGGCTAGGGataacttttctttcctttttttttttttttttttttttgagacagagttgtgctctgtcaccaggctggacagagttgtgctctgtcaccaggctggagtgcagtgcagtggcacgatctcacctcactgcaacctccacttcccaggttcaagcgagtacctgggattacaggcacgtgccaccatgcccagctaatttttttatttttagtagagacagggtttcaccacgttggccgggatggtctcaatctcttgacctcgtgatcctcccgcctcagcctccgaaagggctggaattacaggcatgagccaccatgcccggccactggGATATCTTTTCTCTGGGAACTCAGCTTCATTCTTTGACATCTCACACAATCCTTCATAGAGAACAGGTGAAATGAAAGTGGTTTGGGTTGGAGCTCTGGGCATGTGAGAGTTTCATAAGGTACTCTTGACCAGCCTTAAGTGTTGAAAACAGCCTTGTCCAAGAGTCACCGGCCTCTTCCAGAACATGCAATTCACCTTTGCCCCAAACAGGCCTACCAGGGCTAAAACAGGCAGTTGAATGTGTTTCATCATTAGTTATTTGGGCAGGTGGATGTCGATACAGGTTATTCTTAGGCATCAGTGCCCCATGGCTAATGCTGTAGGCAGTGGCCGTTTCTGGGAAGTAGCCAAGCAGGATTGCTGCTTGCCCTTGAGTGCTCCATGCCCTCTGCCGAGCTCCCATCACTTTAGGAGAACCGGCCTCCAAGATGCCTCCCTTTGGTTCTAACATAGGCCTCAGATCGGATCCAGTGTCCATGGTTTCAAATTTCTTCTGCTTCACAAATTCTTCCAGCTCTTTAAGTATCTTATATGTTTCTCATGCACTCaattgaattgaactctttaaaACCTCAGGGTTCTCTAGTTGTCACTTCATTATTAAAGCCACTTTCACACCCGAACCCCCTGTTAGGTTGCGCTTGTGATTCCACAGAGAGAAGTAGAACTCCCAGGAAAGAAGCAAAGCAACACCAGAGTCTCTGGGCGCTTCCTGAAGAGGATTCTGTGCTCTGGTTCCTGGAGCCAAAATAGGTCCTAGCTTTGTACTATAAAAGCCGTTAATCTCATTAAACCCTGAGTGCACCAAAGTCTTTATCTGACAAGAGCTGAGGCAGCGTTTTTCAAGGCAAGACAGTGACCAGCTGAACTCCTGAGATAATGAGTATATCATTTCTCCTTGGCAAAGGTTATGGAATGAAAGAGGATAAATAACTTAGTTCATACTTCCTCCCTCGAAGTTAAAAGGATATTCCCTTTGCAGCAAAAAAGGGAGCTTGAGGCTCCTTCGAGAAACACTCGTTGGGGTTgtagaaaggagggagaggttaGCGTGATTTTAAACCAACTGGCATTTGCAGCTAACCAAGTTGGAGACATTAGGGCCTCTTGTGGCCGTTAACTTTTGTGTGTCTCACATCTCCTTCAGAACTTACGCTGGAAAAACTCCAACAGCTTCATATGGACAGATGGACTTCAAACGCTGTTTGTATTCCAGAGACTAGGTAAGGACCAGAGCAAGATCAGGCCTCTCTTGGGTCCCACATGTGTCTCTTTCAGTAAGGCCCTTGATTCTGGCTTCCCAGCCCTGTCCCAGCTGGTTTGGGATGGTTGCAACAGCCATACCAGGAAAGGAAGGATTACTGCCCCTGCCCTTGCTGGAAGACCATGGGAAATCAGGAGGCAGAGCTACCCAGCCTCATTAGGTTCTGTTCTTAACCTGAAATGACACTCAGGAGCACCGCTGAGGCTTCTCTTCTGCTTCCTCCCTGCAGCAGCAGTGTTGTACTGCTACTTCTATAAACGGACAGCCATAAGACTAGGCGACCCTCGCTTCTACCAGGACTCTTTGTGGCTGCGCAAGGAGTTCATGCAAGTTCGAAGGTGACCTCTTGTCACACTGATGGATACTTTTCCTTCCTGATAGAAGCTACGTTTGCTGCTCTGCAGGGAGAGTTGGCCCTATGCATGGGGAAGCAGCTGGACTTTCCAAGGAAGGTTCAGACCAGCTGTGTTCAGTATTCAAGAAGGAAGATCTTCCCTCTTGCAAATCAGAGTGTCCCCATCTGTCTCCAGTGCGGCATCCCTTCCTTGCCTCCTACCTCCGTTCcaccccctttccttcctttcctctgtaCCATTCATTCTCCCTGACTCGCCTTTCTTGCTGAGGGTTCTGTGGCTCTTACTCTTATGAAGCTCTTCCTTTAGCCTGGGACAGAAGGACCTCCCAGCCCCAAAGGATGCGAAGAGTGATAGTTACATGCTCCTGACCAATCACACCGGAGACATTTAGATTTTTATACCCaaggcacttttaaaaaatgttttataaatagagAATAAATTGAATTCTTGTTCCATAAAGGGTGGAGTCTGTCTGTCTAGCTAGATCTCTTCATGGTTAAGAGGCGTGCCAAGGTCCAGCTTAGCATCTACTTGACCCAGAGGAAAGATTGAGCCACAGATGAAATACAGATCTTTATTGAGTTCCACTATGAGTACAAAGTATTTTAGTGGAAATTCAAGATGGAATCTGATGCTGCATCCCCCACTCCTGGAGTTCCAGATTTCTGTGCTCTGTTCAGACTGTCCTTATCAGAAACCTTAACTGCcctcagaagaataaaaatattccttAGCCAGTTTTGGCaaaagcaacttttaaaattcatgtgtcCATAGTATCAGTTTTCTCTTGCCAGAATACTGTGTAACAGACCACCACCAAAGTTCAGGGGCATGCAGCAATAAACAGCTGCCTGGCTCTCTGTCTTGGGTTCAGCCCATCAAGGCTGTGTGTGGGTGGTTTCAGCTGGGCTCGCTCATGTGTCTGGTCAGCCGCAGGTCAACTAGGCATCTGTGATGGCCTTGGGATCCACTGGCAGTTGGCTAGCCTGCCATGACCTCAGCTGGAGTGACTGGGGTTACTCAGTTCTGGTTTGCAGGATTCACTTCCCACAGACTAGCCTGTATCTGCTCACACTCCAGTGGCAGAGCAGGAAAGTCCCGTGTGCAACCCCGTTTCAAGCCTGTGCTTGTCTTGTATCTCTTAGACTCCTATTGATCAAGGCAAGTCATGCGACTAAGCCCAGAATCAAAGTGGGAAATGGTTGCCAACCACAAGTTCTTAGACTGTCATTGCTATAGAAATTGACATGAGGCTAAAAGAATTTGCCAACAAGGCTTCATTGGAGCTTATGCCTGGGCATAAGGGACACAACACAAATGAAAGAGAGAGTTCCCTGACTGACTCCGAAAAAAGCCTGCAGGGTTTTTCTCTTAGGCAAAGTGTTGGAATTGACCTCGGGTACGGTAGGCAGGCTGGGCTGAGCAAAGCACATGAGGGGTAGGGTGTGCAGGTCAGCATCTGGTTGTGAGGGTTATCTTGAATAATGGGCCACCAGGTGGTCTGGCCAATGGCAATAAATCTGTATTCTTTCCTGAGGAGGGACACTCCACACACAATGTTGGTTTGATATTTTGGACCTCCTAAGGCCAGTTCCCGGAATTCTTTTAAGTAAAAGGCCTGGGTAAACATTGTGAGAGCACAGAAGATGAATACAAAATGGCAATTTACTTTGTATGACTAACGCATTGGCAACAGTGGATACATCAGCAAGGTAGAGGTGTGGGTTTTGTGGTCAGTGGGGATGCATGAAAGGATGCTGTAGTGGGGGTGAGCTGAAGCCACGCCCTGTCtctactctgtctcaaaagcactACAAAGTTtcagacgggcgtggtggctcacacctgtaatcccagcactttgggaggccgaggcgggcggatcacaaggtcaggagatggagacatcctggccaacatggtgaaaccccgtctctactaaaaatacaaaaaattagctaggcgaggtggcagacacctgtagacccagctactggggaggctgaggcaggagaatggcgtgaatccgggaggcggagcttgcagtgagccgagattgcgccactgcactccagcctgagcgacagagtgagagtgtctcaaaaaaaaagaaagaaaagaaaaacactacaAAGTTTCAAGGCCAAAGGCATGAATACAGGAAGAGTAAAGAATGAGGGCGGTTAATTCACCCAGTCTCTCACGCCAGAGGGCTGCTCTGTGAAACCTGTTCTTCAGAGATGCTTTGGCAGGGTTGGCAAGCTTTTTTGAGAAGgactagatagtaaatatttgagaTTTTGAGGGTACAACCACTCAACCATGACACTGAAGCATGAAAGCTTCCATAGACTATAGGATACATAGGTAACGGGAAAGTGTGGGTGGTTTCAGTTGGGCTCGCTTGTGTGTCAACTGCAGGTCAGCTAGGCAGCTGTGATGGCCTTGGGATCCACTGGCAGTTGGCTAGCCTGCAGTAACCTCAGCTGGGGGCCCCCAAACATCTCAGGACCCCCAAACTCATTATGCCAGAGGGAAAGTTCAGCGTAGAGACTGAGTCACGCAACACTGCCCCACTCTcccaaataaatgattttattttattttgagatggagtctagctctgtcaccaggctggtgtgcagtggcgcgatcttggctcactacaacctccgcctcccgggttcaagcgattctcttgccttagcctccccagtagctgggattataggcacgtgccaccatgcccagctaatttttgtatttttagtagagatgggatttcaccatgttggccaggatggtctcgatcccctgaccttataatctgcccacctccgcctccccaagtgctgggattacaggagtgagccaccgggcccagccccAGATGAATTTCTGTTACTTCACAGCCTTGTGTCAAAGCATTATGCATTAGCCAGACCCCAGACCCCCAGCGGAAGGAAAAAGGCCTCAGGCATCCTTAGATGACTGCCCTCAGAAATCGTTCTGTGCTGGCTTTGAACTCTTTCAAGATGTATATCCTCCTATAAAACAAGGACATGCCAATTGTTACTTTAGGTGTGAAATCTAAGTCTAGCTCCTCAAGTAAGAATTTGTTAGATTTCAAACTGATGATGCTTGtattgataaaaaagaaaaaaagtggaactCTAAAATACTTGAAGAGATGTATTATTCTGAGCCAATGTGAGGACAgtgacccatgacacagccccaggaggtcccgagaacatatgcccaaggtggttaggttacagcttgattttatatattttagggggACAGAAGTTACAATCAGAGACATAAATCAATAGATGCAAAGTGTACATTGATTtcgtccagaaaggcaggacatctCAAAAGGGAGCGCCTTGCAAGTCAGGTGGATTTAAAGATTTCTGATTGGCAACTGGTTGAAAGGGTTAAatttgggctgggcatagtggctcgcacctgtaatcccagaactttgggaggtcgaggtgggtggatcacgaggtcaagagttcaagaccagcctggccaacatggtgaaaccctgtctctactaagaatacaaaaattagcaaggcatggtggctcatgcctgtaatcccagctactctggaggctgaggcaggagaattgcttgaacctgggaggcagaggagcagtgagccaagattgcaccactgcactccagcctgggcaacagagcaagactccgtctcgaaaaaaaaaaaaagggttaaatTCTGCCTAAAGAGTTGAAGTCTTCAATTCTACCTAAAGTGTTGAAGTCCACAGAAATGTTTGCAGTTAATAAGGGGGTGTAGAAGGTAAGgttcttagttttgttttgtttttgagacggagtctcactctgtctcccaggctggagtgcagtggcatgatctcggctcactgcaacctctgcctctcgggtttaaatgattctccggcctcagcctcctgagttgctgggattgcaggcatgcgccaccatgcccagctggaaaacatgctttcttaaaaaaaacaaaaaaacaaaaaaactgtcctCTTAAAAAAGGtgaggccagcacagtggctcacgcctataatctgaacactttgggaggccgaggagggcagatcacaaggtcaggagatcgagcccatcctggccaacatggtgaaaacctgtctctactaaaaatacaaaaaattagctgggcatggtggtgtgtgcctgtaatcccagctactcaggaggctgaagcaagagaatcacttgaaccagggagttggaggttgcagtgagccgagatcgcgccactaaactctagcctggcaacagagcgagactccgtctcaaaaaagaaaaaagaaaaaagttgatcCCTTAGAAGAATAGCCAtttctcagccaggcacggtggctcatgcctgggaggctgaggcaggcagatcacctgaggttaggagctcaagaacaacctggtcaacatggtgaaaccccgtctctaccaataatac from Rhinopithecus roxellana isolate Shanxi Qingling chromosome 15, ASM756505v1, whole genome shotgun sequence includes:
- the TMEM138 gene encoding transmembrane protein 138 isoform X4, which translates into the protein MLFNTFVFQAGLVNLLFHKFKGTIILTAMYFALSISLHVWVMNLRWKNSNSFIWTDGLQTLFVFQRLAAVLYCYFYKRTAIRLGDPRFYQDSLWLRKEFMQVRR
- the TMEM138 gene encoding transmembrane protein 138 isoform X1, with amino-acid sequence MLQTSNYSLVLSLQFLLLSYDLFVNSFSELLRKAPVIQLVLFMCVHIQDIAVLFNIIIIFLMLFNTFVFQAGLVNLLFHKFKGTIILTAMYFALSISLHVWVMNLRWKNSNSFIWTDGLQTLFVFQRLAAVLYCYFYKRTAIRLGDPRFYQDSLWLRKEFMQVRR
- the TMEM138 gene encoding transmembrane protein 138 isoform X3 translates to MCVHIQDIAVLFNIIIIFLMLFNTFVFQAGLVNLLFHKFKGTIILTAMYFALSISLHVWVMNLRWKNSNSFIWTDGLQTLFVFQRLAAVLYCYFYKRTAIRLGDPRFYQDSLWLRKEFMQVRR
- the TMEM138 gene encoding transmembrane protein 138 isoform X2 — translated: MLQTSNYSLVLSLQFLLLSYDLFVNSFSELLRKAPVIQLVLFIIQDIAVLFNIIIIFLMLFNTFVFQAGLVNLLFHKFKGTIILTAMYFALSISLHVWVMNLRWKNSNSFIWTDGLQTLFVFQRLAAVLYCYFYKRTAIRLGDPRFYQDSLWLRKEFMQVRR